A window of Christiangramia forsetii KT0803 contains these coding sequences:
- a CDS encoding c-type cytochrome, giving the protein MKKVIFRHSTSRQLLLSVAFLFTFTLSGFSQAQAAQDTTAQAEAGQETAAADAAASGLGDAAAGKELFNSLCAACHKPYSNSIGPALNGATDRHEMDWLYEWIKNSAALIASGDSEANAIYEEWGQTAMPAFPQLSNDDIDNILAYVEQPKPEPQAAAGGVAGEAGASGGSGGVSTDVILGILVFVLAILLLVLFLVNKTLRNFADASGIVIPEKPKRKPIHQAFVENQFLVLVSSIFVLLAVGYFAYGFLMQVGVDKGYQPIQPIHYSHRIHAGDNEIECKYCHSSARTSKQSGIPSLNVCMNCHKSIAEVAPETATEDYSKEFYDKEISKLYDAVGWDPASRTYSGEEKPVKWIRIHNLPDFAYFNHSQHVSVAGIECQKCHGPIEEMEIVYQNAPLTMGWCINCHRETNIRVEGNEYYEKIHEELSKKYGVEELTAAQMGGLECGKCHY; this is encoded by the coding sequence ATGAAAAAGGTGATTTTCCGCCATTCAACTTCGCGACAACTACTATTAAGCGTAGCATTCTTATTTACATTTACCCTATCTGGTTTTTCGCAAGCTCAGGCAGCACAAGACACGACAGCTCAAGCTGAAGCTGGTCAGGAGACTGCGGCAGCAGATGCTGCGGCTTCAGGTTTAGGGGATGCAGCAGCAGGTAAAGAATTATTTAATTCTTTGTGTGCCGCATGTCATAAACCGTATTCAAATTCTATTGGTCCTGCATTAAATGGAGCTACAGATAGGCATGAAATGGATTGGTTGTATGAGTGGATCAAAAACTCAGCAGCTTTAATCGCTAGTGGTGATTCTGAGGCGAATGCTATTTACGAAGAGTGGGGGCAAACGGCAATGCCAGCTTTCCCTCAATTGTCTAACGATGATATCGATAATATCCTTGCTTATGTAGAGCAGCCAAAACCTGAACCACAAGCTGCGGCTGGAGGTGTTGCTGGTGAAGCAGGAGCTTCCGGAGGATCTGGTGGAGTTTCTACCGATGTGATCCTTGGTATCCTGGTATTTGTATTGGCGATTCTTTTATTGGTTTTATTCCTGGTGAATAAAACACTTAGAAATTTCGCGGATGCTTCAGGAATCGTAATTCCTGAGAAACCAAAAAGAAAACCAATTCATCAGGCATTTGTTGAAAACCAGTTTTTAGTATTGGTAAGTTCAATATTTGTTCTTCTAGCGGTGGGTTATTTTGCTTATGGATTTTTGATGCAGGTTGGTGTGGATAAAGGCTATCAGCCAATTCAGCCGATTCATTACTCGCACAGGATTCATGCTGGTGATAATGAGATTGAGTGTAAATACTGTCACTCTTCCGCAAGAACTTCTAAGCAGTCAGGTATTCCTTCTCTTAATGTTTGTATGAACTGTCATAAATCCATTGCAGAGGTTGCGCCTGAAACAGCTACAGAAGATTATTCAAAAGAATTTTACGATAAAGAAATTTCGAAGTTATATGATGCCGTTGGGTGGGATCCTGCTTCCAGAACCTATTCTGGTGAGGAAAAGCCTGTGAAATGGATTCGTATTCATAATCTTCCGGATTTTGCATATTTCAATCACTCTCAGCACGTAAGTGTAGCCGGCATTGAATGTCAAAAATGTCACGGGCCTATTGAGGAGATGGAAATTGTTTATCAAAATGCTCCTTTAACTATGGGATGGTGTATTAACTGTCACCGTGAAACTAATATCCGCGTAGAGGGTAATGAGTATTACGAAAAGATCCATGAGGAGTTATCTAAAAAATATGGTGTAGAAGAGCTTACTGCTGCTCAGATGGGCGGATTGGAATGTGGTAAGTGTCACTATTAA